From the genome of Streptococcus marmotae, one region includes:
- the ulaG gene encoding L-ascorbate 6-phosphate lactonase → MAKVNEITRESWILSTFPEWGTWLNEEIEEEIVPEGNFAMWWLGNCGIWFKTPGGANIVMDLWSARGKSTKKVKDMVRGHQMANMAGVRKLQPNLRVQPMVIDPFAINELDYYLVSHFHSDHIDINTAAAIVNNPKLDHVKFVGPYECGEIWKKWGVPEERIIIVKPGDSFEIKDMKVHAVESFDRTCLVTLPVEGADAQDGELAGLAVTDEEMARKAVNYVFETPGGTVYHGADSHFSNYFAKHGRDFKIDVALNNYGENPLGIQDKMTSIDLLRMAENLRAKVIIPVHYDIWSNFMASTDEILALWKMRKERLQYQFHPFIWEVGGKYTYPLDQDRIEYHHPRGFDDCFLEDSNIQFKALL, encoded by the coding sequence ATGGCGAAGGTCAATGAAATTACAAGGGAATCATGGATTTTAAGCACTTTCCCAGAATGGGGAACATGGCTCAATGAAGAAATTGAGGAAGAAATTGTTCCAGAAGGAAATTTCGCAATGTGGTGGCTAGGAAATTGTGGGATTTGGTTCAAAACACCAGGAGGGGCTAATATTGTCATGGACCTCTGGTCAGCACGCGGGAAATCCACCAAAAAAGTGAAGGACATGGTACGTGGGCACCAAATGGCCAATATGGCAGGGGTTCGTAAACTTCAGCCAAATCTTCGTGTACAACCAATGGTCATTGATCCATTTGCCATCAATGAGCTAGATTATTATCTTGTTTCTCATTTTCATAGCGATCATATCGATATCAATACAGCAGCAGCGATTGTGAATAATCCTAAATTGGACCATGTGAAATTTGTTGGACCGTATGAATGTGGTGAAATTTGGAAGAAATGGGGAGTACCAGAAGAACGTATTATCATCGTAAAACCAGGTGATAGTTTTGAAATTAAAGACATGAAGGTACATGCAGTTGAGTCGTTTGACCGGACCTGTCTAGTAACGCTTCCGGTAGAAGGGGCGGATGCTCAGGATGGTGAATTAGCAGGACTTGCTGTGACAGATGAAGAAATGGCGCGCAAGGCAGTGAACTATGTCTTTGAAACTCCAGGCGGAACCGTATACCACGGAGCGGATTCTCATTTCTCTAATTACTTTGCAAAACATGGTCGCGATTTCAAGATTGACGTTGCTTTGAACAATTATGGTGAAAATCCATTGGGGATCCAAGATAAGATGACGTCTATTGACCTACTTCGCATGGCTGAAAATCTTCGTGCCAAGGTCATTATCCCTGTTCACTATGATATTTGGTCTAATTTTATGGCTTCAACGGATGAAATTTTGGCCTTGTGGAAAATGCGAAAAGAACGGTTGCAATACCAATTCCATCCATTCATCTGGGAAGTAGGTGGTAAATACACCTATCCGCTTGACCAAGATCGCATTGAATACCACCATCCTCGTGGCTTTGATGATTGCTTCTTAGAAGATTCTAATATTCAATTTAAGGCCTTGTTATAA
- the tkt gene encoding transketolase has translation MSNLSVNAIRFLGIDAIEKSKSGHPGVVMGAAPMAYSLFTNQLAINPQVPNWINRDRFVLSAGHGSMLLYALLHLSGFEEVSMDEIKNFRQWGSKTPGHPEYGHTAGVDITTGPLGQGIATATGFAQAERFLAAKYNKEGYNLFDHYTYVICGDGDLMEGVSAEAASYAGLQKLDKLIVLYDSNDINLDGETKDSFTENVRARYEAYGWHTDLVTDGTDVAAINQAIETAKAADKPALIEVKTIIGYGSPNKQGTNAVHGAPLGAEEAEATRKALDWNLAPFEIPAEVYADFKEKVADRGQAAYAAWEQLVADYKAAYPELAEEVTAIIEGRDAVELKPSDFPVHEAGFSQATRNSSQDAINAAANVLPTFLGGSADLAHSNMTYIKEDGLQDDAHRLNRNIQFGVREFAMGTVLNGMAAHGGLRVYGGTFFVFSDYVKAAIRLSALQGLPVTYVFTHDSIAVGEDGPTHEPVEHLAGLRAMPNLTVFRPADARETQAAWYLSLTSTSTPSALVLTRQNLTVEEGTDFDKVAKGAYVVYEEAGFDTILLASGSEVNLAVSAAKALAAEGIKVRVVSVPSTELFDAQDVAYKEEILPNAIRRRVAIEMGATQSWYKYVGLDGAVLGIDTFGASAPAAKVIEEYGFTVEDVVKTVKGL, from the coding sequence ATGTCAAACTTATCAGTAAATGCGATTCGTTTCCTTGGTATTGATGCCATTGAAAAATCAAAATCAGGCCACCCTGGGGTAGTAATGGGGGCTGCACCAATGGCTTATAGCCTATTTACCAATCAACTAGCAATCAATCCTCAAGTGCCAAACTGGATCAATCGTGACCGTTTTGTCTTGTCAGCAGGACACGGTTCTATGCTCCTTTATGCCCTTCTTCACTTATCTGGTTTTGAAGAAGTAAGCATGGATGAAATCAAGAATTTCCGTCAATGGGGTTCTAAAACACCAGGACATCCAGAATATGGTCATACTGCTGGGGTGGATATTACGACGGGTCCTCTTGGACAGGGAATTGCGACTGCTACAGGTTTTGCCCAAGCAGAGCGTTTCCTAGCGGCTAAGTACAATAAAGAAGGATATAACCTTTTTGACCACTATACCTATGTTATTTGTGGAGATGGTGACTTGATGGAAGGTGTCTCTGCCGAAGCGGCTTCTTATGCTGGTTTGCAAAAACTAGACAAGCTCATTGTCCTCTATGATTCAAATGATATTAACTTAGATGGGGAAACGAAAGATTCCTTTACAGAAAATGTTCGTGCCCGCTATGAAGCCTATGGCTGGCATACCGATCTTGTAACGGATGGGACAGATGTTGCTGCGATTAATCAGGCAATCGAAACAGCAAAAGCAGCAGACAAGCCAGCTCTTATCGAAGTGAAAACGATTATCGGATATGGTTCTCCAAATAAACAGGGGACAAATGCAGTACATGGTGCCCCACTCGGAGCAGAAGAGGCAGAAGCCACTCGTAAAGCGTTGGATTGGAACCTTGCTCCATTTGAGATTCCAGCAGAAGTGTACGCAGATTTCAAGGAAAAAGTCGCTGACCGTGGTCAAGCAGCCTACGCAGCATGGGAGCAGTTGGTAGCGGATTACAAGGCAGCCTATCCAGAATTGGCAGAAGAAGTGACTGCTATTATTGAAGGTCGCGATGCAGTAGAGTTGAAACCGAGCGATTTCCCAGTACATGAAGCAGGCTTCTCACAAGCCACTCGTAATTCAAGTCAAGATGCGATTAATGCAGCAGCTAACGTTCTTCCAACTTTCTTGGGTGGTTCAGCTGACTTGGCTCATTCAAATATGACCTACATCAAGGAAGATGGCTTGCAAGATGATGCTCATCGTCTCAATCGCAATATTCAATTTGGTGTACGTGAATTTGCGATGGGAACTGTGTTGAATGGTATGGCAGCACACGGTGGACTTCGTGTTTATGGCGGTACCTTCTTTGTCTTCTCGGATTATGTGAAGGCAGCGATTCGTTTGTCAGCCCTTCAAGGACTTCCAGTAACCTATGTCTTTACCCATGATTCGATTGCAGTTGGAGAAGATGGTCCAACGCATGAGCCAGTTGAGCACTTGGCAGGACTTCGTGCGATGCCAAACTTGACGGTCTTTCGTCCAGCCGATGCACGTGAAACGCAGGCAGCATGGTACTTGTCATTGACGAGCACATCAACACCTTCAGCTCTCGTTCTCACTCGTCAAAATCTGACAGTAGAAGAAGGAACGGACTTTGACAAGGTGGCAAAAGGTGCTTATGTTGTTTACGAAGAAGCAGGATTTGATACCATTCTTCTTGCCTCTGGTTCAGAAGTCAACTTGGCAGTGAGTGCTGCAAAAGCCTTGGCAGCAGAAGGTATCAAGGTTCGTGTCGTCAGCGTGCCTTCGACAGAACTCTTTGACGCGCAAGATGTAGCCTATAAGGAAGAAATTCTACCAAATGCCATCCGTCGCCGTGTAGCCATTGAAATGGGTGCCACTCAAAGCTGGTACAAATATGTTGGTCTAGATGGTGCGGTACTTGGTATTGATACATTTGGAGCTTCTGCACCAGCAGCCAAAGTCATCGAAGAATATGGCTTTACAGTGGAAGATGTGGTTAAAACAGTTAAAGGATTGTAA
- a CDS encoding PASTA domain-containing protein encodes MAKKKLPVNGKMIGEVAKILDIIPDTTRVIGEAVHAVVPLVDKVLEQNYEKKNRLLRLPNLIDMNVEEAQEHLESLGFTVSKILAKPQQTYAKKRADEIVAMVPKSGNFEPGTLVKLYYVTPEIIEASDLSIPLPNLIGLSLDEAQEHVTKIGLKPIGIPLKAQAKYAHQQANLILDMQPKPNMLVTSVAKGSFVKLYYLTEEGLQTGKLLAQTVNSKALSLPRFVQQVPKLLPKRKKK; translated from the coding sequence ATGGCGAAAAAGAAATTACCAGTCAATGGAAAAATGATTGGTGAGGTGGCGAAGATTTTGGATATTATTCCAGACACGACTCGAGTTATCGGAGAAGCTGTCCATGCTGTCGTTCCGCTAGTAGACAAGGTTTTAGAACAAAATTATGAGAAGAAAAATCGCTTGCTTCGCCTGCCTAATCTGATAGATATGAATGTAGAGGAAGCTCAAGAACATTTGGAGAGTCTAGGTTTTACAGTCAGCAAAATTCTTGCCAAACCTCAGCAAACCTATGCCAAAAAACGTGCTGACGAAATAGTTGCTATGGTTCCAAAGTCAGGAAATTTTGAGCCAGGAACCTTAGTAAAACTGTATTATGTGACTCCAGAGATTATTGAAGCTAGTGACTTGAGCATTCCTTTGCCAAACCTCATTGGCTTGTCCTTAGATGAAGCACAAGAACATGTGACAAAGATTGGTTTAAAACCCATTGGCATTCCTCTAAAAGCTCAGGCGAAATATGCCCACCAGCAAGCAAATCTGATTCTAGATATGCAGCCTAAGCCTAATATGCTTGTCACTAGTGTGGCAAAAGGAAGTTTTGTCAAACTGTATTACCTAACAGAAGAAGGTTTACAAACTGGCAAACTCTTAGCTCAGACTGTTAATAGCAAGGCACTAAGTCTTCCAAGATTTGTCCAACAGGTGCCAAAACTGCTTCCGAAAAGAAAGAAAAAATAA
- a CDS encoding PASTA domain-containing protein, with protein MLESWLWLAGSAILNGIDHIGKKEVPNVIELDLAEAKKHLTDMGFRVSAVLLKPERKYAKKRYNEVVDYSPGWVEKKGLVKIYYVDEEVVEASKKIGFFHR; from the coding sequence ATGTTGGAATCATGGTTATGGTTGGCAGGAAGTGCTATTCTAAATGGGATTGACCATATTGGTAAAAAAGAAGTGCCCAATGTTATCGAGTTGGATTTGGCTGAAGCTAAGAAACACCTGACAGATATGGGCTTTCGAGTCAGCGCAGTCTTGCTCAAACCTGAGCGCAAGTATGCCAAGAAACGCTATAATGAAGTCGTTGATTACAGTCCAGGTTGGGTAGAGAAAAAGGGGCTTGTTAAGATCTACTATGTGGATGAAGAAGTTGTAGAAGCGAGCAAGAAAATTGGCTTTTTCCACCGCTGA
- a CDS encoding N-acetyldiaminopimelate deacetylase, translating into MLDLIAIRRALHQIPEIGMEEFKTHAFLMETLATLLKDCSFAQIRTWETGILVYLTGTIGEKTIGWRTDIDGLPIVEETGLDFASTHDGRMHACGHDVHMTIALGVLEQMIAQQPRQNMLFLFQPAEENLAGGMLMYEAGAFGEWLPDEFYGLHVRPDLKVGQIATNRATLFAGTCEVKIRFIGRGGHAAFPHTANDALVAASYFITQVQSVVSRNVDPIEGAVVTFGSMHAGTTNNVIAETAFLHGTIRSLTQEMSLLVQKRVREVAQGIAASFGLEVEIELNQGGYLPVENNPRLASELMTYFEAIPEIEVIDCPPAMTGEDFGYLLSKVPGVMFWLGVDTPYPLHNPRLSPKEEAIPFAVEHLAAFLRYKVEE; encoded by the coding sequence ATGCTTGATTTGATTGCGATTCGGCGTGCTTTGCACCAAATTCCTGAAATTGGAATGGAAGAGTTCAAGACCCATGCCTTTCTCATGGAGACTCTTGCTACTCTCTTAAAAGACTGTTCCTTTGCCCAGATTCGAACGTGGGAAACTGGGATTCTCGTTTATTTGACAGGAACAATTGGAGAAAAAACGATTGGCTGGCGGACAGATATTGATGGTCTTCCAATTGTTGAGGAGACAGGGCTTGATTTTGCGTCGACCCATGATGGTCGTATGCATGCGTGTGGGCATGATGTCCATATGACGATTGCTCTGGGAGTGTTGGAGCAGATGATTGCCCAACAGCCTCGTCAGAATATGCTCTTTTTGTTCCAACCTGCGGAGGAAAATCTTGCAGGAGGAATGCTGATGTATGAAGCGGGAGCTTTTGGTGAGTGGTTACCGGATGAGTTTTACGGTTTGCATGTGCGACCGGATTTGAAAGTAGGACAAATTGCGACCAATCGTGCGACTCTCTTTGCAGGTACTTGTGAGGTGAAGATTCGCTTTATTGGACGTGGTGGCCACGCGGCCTTTCCTCATACGGCAAATGATGCCTTGGTGGCTGCGAGTTATTTCATCACGCAGGTTCAATCGGTGGTTAGTCGCAATGTCGATCCAATTGAGGGGGCGGTTGTCACTTTTGGCTCCATGCATGCGGGAACAACCAATAATGTCATTGCAGAAACTGCCTTTTTGCATGGAACAATTCGCTCTTTGACTCAAGAAATGAGCCTATTGGTCCAAAAACGAGTGCGAGAAGTAGCACAAGGGATTGCTGCTTCATTCGGTCTTGAAGTTGAGATTGAATTGAATCAAGGTGGTTACTTGCCTGTGGAAAACAATCCACGATTGGCTAGTGAGTTAATGACTTATTTTGAGGCAATTCCTGAAATTGAAGTGATTGATTGCCCCCCTGCTATGACAGGAGAGGATTTTGGTTATCTACTTAGCAAGGTGCCTGGTGTGATGTTTTGGTTAGGAGTAGATACTCCGTACCCTCTGCACAATCCACGCTTAAGTCCCAAGGAAGAAGCCATTCCTTTTGCGGTTGAACACTTGGCCGCGTTTTTGAGATATAAGGTAGAAGAGTAA
- a CDS encoding BglG family transcription antiterminator produces MLLDKSSVELLTYLMGLTSSQTVMTISRTMGQSRRKVYYHLEKINDSLPSNVEPIVSLPRVGILLNETQKVACQTLLGSVDSYHYVMSMEERIQLMTIYIAITSERVTIDKLMALTDVSRNTVLNDLSEIRAQLTTEQFKVYLYATKSEGYFFKCHPLNKIQYIHSLLYEVFSNPNEGFLTVLHEKVPYFEGCELLFAPEIVTFLAEQVNQLEIDLGKKINHYEIEFMLKVLPYLLLGYRNMVLKPSEQHEIEREFILIRKRIEYTAAHHLASSLAEQFGVKLDEIEISLIAMLLLSYRKDKDIHTNSQDFADIKATLERFVDAFLRCSVFEIDNRELLMRNLIMHAKALRFRKTYGILSRNPLTRQIKQKYKDLFATVKVVATDTVEKEWGVQLNDDDLAYFTIHIGGALKNKHIQSAAVQEIYLVCDEGVGVQKLLYKQCQSYLPVDSIKAVFTTEQFHSVEDILDMDLLISTSDNLRSSFPVLQVNPVLTYEDVMKINHFLTYHTMKETSRQFQPHLEQLLSRYIPKKCEVQEALVKIQELIQDDLLLARIEDSHLKDLY; encoded by the coding sequence ATGTTGCTGGATAAAAGCAGTGTAGAATTGCTCACTTATTTAATGGGATTGACCAGTTCGCAAACAGTCATGACTATTTCGCGTACCATGGGTCAATCCAGAAGAAAAGTGTACTATCACCTCGAGAAAATCAATGACTCTCTTCCTAGTAACGTTGAGCCGATTGTGAGTCTGCCTAGAGTTGGTATTTTATTAAATGAAACGCAAAAGGTGGCGTGTCAGACCTTGCTTGGAAGTGTAGATTCCTACCATTATGTCATGAGTATGGAAGAGCGGATTCAGTTAATGACCATCTATATTGCCATCACCTCAGAGCGTGTGACGATTGACAAACTCATGGCCTTGACCGATGTCTCGCGCAATACCGTCTTAAATGATTTAAGTGAAATTCGTGCCCAATTAACGACGGAACAATTTAAGGTGTATCTCTATGCAACCAAATCGGAAGGCTATTTCTTCAAATGTCACCCGCTTAATAAAATCCAATATATCCATTCCCTTCTCTATGAAGTTTTTTCCAATCCAAATGAAGGCTTCCTAACCGTTTTACATGAGAAAGTTCCCTATTTTGAAGGGTGTGAATTGCTCTTTGCTCCAGAGATTGTCACTTTCTTAGCAGAACAGGTCAATCAGTTGGAAATTGACTTAGGCAAGAAAATTAATCATTATGAAATCGAGTTTATGCTAAAAGTCTTGCCTTATCTACTTTTGGGATACCGCAATATGGTTTTAAAACCTAGCGAGCAGCATGAAATTGAACGTGAATTTATTCTTATTCGCAAGCGCATTGAGTATACAGCTGCCCATCATTTGGCTTCTTCGCTAGCAGAGCAATTTGGAGTCAAGTTAGATGAAATCGAAATTTCGTTGATTGCCATGCTTCTTTTGTCTTATCGAAAGGACAAGGATATTCATACCAATAGTCAAGATTTTGCGGATATCAAGGCAACGTTGGAGCGGTTTGTCGATGCATTTTTGCGGTGCTCTGTTTTTGAAATTGATAACCGTGAATTGCTCATGCGCAACCTCATCATGCATGCAAAAGCCCTACGCTTTCGGAAGACCTACGGCATTTTATCGCGTAATCCACTCACTAGACAAATCAAGCAAAAGTATAAGGACTTATTTGCAACAGTGAAGGTGGTTGCCACTGACACAGTAGAAAAAGAGTGGGGTGTTCAGCTAAATGATGATGACCTTGCCTATTTTACGATTCATATTGGAGGAGCTTTAAAAAATAAGCATATTCAGAGTGCAGCAGTGCAAGAAATTTATCTGGTATGTGACGAAGGGGTTGGTGTCCAAAAATTATTGTACAAACAATGTCAATCCTACCTTCCAGTAGACAGTATCAAGGCAGTCTTTACAACTGAGCAATTTCACAGTGTAGAGGATATTTTGGACATGGATTTGCTGATCTCAACGAGTGACAACTTACGTTCTTCTTTTCCAGTCTTACAAGTCAATCCTGTTTTGACCTATGAAGATGTGATGAAAATCAATCACTTTTTAACCTACCATACAATGAAGGAAACAAGTCGGCAGTTTCAACCGCATTTAGAGCAGCTCCTTTCTCGTTACATACCAAAGAAGTGCGAGGTGCAAGAAGCCTTGGTCAAAATTCAAGAATTGATCCAAGATGATCTCCTTTTAGCTAGAATTGAAGACAGTCATTTAAAAGATTTATATTGA
- a CDS encoding ABC transporter transmembrane domain-containing protein: protein MKKLLSYNHRSFLVTFFIISLIRTAVVLALPYVSGEFIDTIKLRDWHIFLKFALLIVFLNILCQIIDYVYDRLAGRLDSHLWQTVTQKTQENLAAYDMKKEDLSTSTIMQQLGQNFEIVSPFFYDYPISIVLYGVRAIVILAILSTMSWQLALMVGLFIPVFILFSERYAEKLSTYNQNVVDDMQAQRDYLSDSSQLAKMTRFLGASPLIDFKKMGQQYAHHKAAQVKITAFFENFLSYSFLNLMIMLASIISAYQVFVGQMTIGQYFAVQLYVSQFWTPVEYFLNIYQSYISSASIINSFVDFLNPSLKNMSMSLLIVSH from the coding sequence ATGAAAAAATTATTGTCATATAATCATCGTTCTTTTTTAGTCACCTTTTTTATCATCAGCTTGATTCGAACGGCGGTTGTCTTGGCCTTGCCCTACGTTAGTGGTGAATTCATCGACACGATCAAGCTCAGAGACTGGCATATTTTTCTAAAATTTGCCTTGTTAATTGTCTTTCTGAACATACTTTGTCAAATTATTGATTATGTTTATGACCGGCTTGCAGGTCGATTAGATAGCCATCTTTGGCAAACAGTGACCCAGAAAACGCAGGAAAATCTTGCAGCATACGATATGAAAAAAGAAGATCTCTCAACAAGCACCATCATGCAACAGCTGGGGCAAAATTTTGAGATTGTTTCTCCCTTCTTTTATGATTATCCCATCAGCATCGTTCTTTATGGAGTACGAGCAATTGTGATTCTAGCTATTTTGTCTACCATGTCTTGGCAGTTAGCTTTGATGGTCGGCTTATTCATTCCTGTTTTTATTCTTTTTTCGGAACGCTATGCGGAAAAATTATCAACATACAATCAGAATGTGGTCGATGATATGCAGGCGCAAAGAGACTATCTTTCAGATAGTAGTCAACTAGCTAAAATGACACGATTTTTAGGCGCTTCGCCATTGATTGATTTTAAAAAGATGGGACAACAGTACGCTCATCATAAAGCTGCTCAAGTAAAAATCACTGCATTTTTTGAAAATTTTCTCTCATATTCTTTCTTAAATTTAATGATTATGCTGGCCAGTATCATCTCAGCTTATCAAGTTTTCGTTGGACAAATGACAATTGGTCAATACTTTGCGGTTCAGCTTTATGTTTCTCAATTTTGGACACCCGTAGAATATTTTCTCAATATTTATCAATCCTATATTTCTAGCGCTTCCATTATCAACAGTTTTGTCGATTTTTTGAATCCATCGCTAAAAAATATGTCGATGTCCCTATTGATAGTATCACATTAG
- the dapD gene encoding 2,3,4,5-tetrahydropyridine-2,6-dicarboxylate N-acetyltransferase, which translates to MTATKMNAQEIIQFIAQAEKKTTVKVTFEGELAAAVPETVVKLGNVLFGDWKDITPLLAHLRENKDYVVEQDARNSAVPLLDKRAINARIEPGAIIRDQVSIGDNAVIMMGAVINIGAEIGEGTMIDMGAILGGRATVGKNSHIGAGAVLAGVIEPASAEPVRVGDNVLVGANAVVIEGVQIGSGSVVAAGAIVTQDVPENVVVAGVPARIIKEIDEKTQQKTALEDALRTL; encoded by the coding sequence ATGACAGCAACAAAAATGAATGCCCAAGAAATTATTCAATTTATTGCCCAAGCAGAGAAGAAGACAACCGTCAAAGTAACTTTTGAGGGAGAACTGGCAGCTGCAGTTCCTGAAACAGTTGTAAAACTTGGGAATGTCTTATTCGGTGATTGGAAAGATATCACACCACTTCTTGCTCATTTGAGGGAAAATAAAGATTATGTAGTAGAGCAAGACGCGCGTAATTCAGCTGTTCCTTTGCTTGATAAACGTGCCATTAACGCTCGAATTGAACCAGGAGCTATTATCCGTGATCAAGTGTCAATTGGTGATAACGCCGTTATTATGATGGGGGCTGTCATCAATATTGGTGCTGAAATTGGTGAGGGAACAATGATTGATATGGGAGCCATTCTTGGTGGACGTGCCACAGTTGGGAAAAACAGCCACATCGGTGCGGGAGCTGTCTTAGCTGGTGTGATTGAGCCTGCTAGTGCAGAGCCTGTTCGCGTGGGTGATAATGTCTTAGTTGGTGCGAACGCTGTGGTAATTGAAGGCGTGCAGATTGGTAGTGGTTCTGTTGTGGCAGCAGGAGCCATTGTTACGCAAGATGTTCCTGAAAATGTCGTTGTGGCAGGAGTTCCCGCACGTATTATTAAAGAAATTGATGAAAAAACCCAACAAAAAACAGCCTTGGAAGATGCCCTTCGAACACTTTAG
- a CDS encoding ABC transporter ATP-binding protein: MDKNQTPLHEPLHQKLETGKTYLIRGKNGAGKTRLVEAILGFHGAYQGKIEYHHFGENINFAYCPAKPLASPFFEDSISQGASMGQLKLHQLDSIFRVEKSVYIFDEPTNFLDDEHKQLVKEKLRALSEKSRSMVILISHDSELWNLADQVIEL, from the coding sequence TTGGACAAAAATCAGACACCTTTGCATGAACCTCTCCACCAAAAACTAGAAACAGGGAAGACTTATCTGATTCGAGGGAAAAATGGAGCAGGAAAAACACGGCTAGTTGAGGCCATTTTAGGTTTTCATGGAGCTTATCAAGGCAAGATTGAGTATCACCATTTTGGCGAAAATATAAATTTTGCTTATTGTCCAGCCAAACCTCTTGCCTCGCCATTCTTTGAGGACTCGATTAGCCAAGGCGCTTCAATGGGACAGTTGAAATTGCATCAGCTTGATAGTATCTTTCGCGTGGAAAAATCTGTCTACATTTTTGATGAGCCGACTAATTTTTTAGATGATGAGCACAAACAACTCGTCAAAGAAAAATTAAGAGCGTTAAGCGAAAAGAGCCGGAGTATGGTTATTCTTATTAGCCACGATAGTGAGCTATGGAATCTAGCAGACCAAGTTATTGAATTGTAA
- a CDS encoding rhomboid family intramembrane serine protease: MRQMINTRYPVTNGLLLLTAVVFVAMQVLRFGQATTAQTIYDFGGMYGLIVKVDPTQLWRLISPIFVHIGWEHFFFNSMTLYVFGYQMEAIFGSKRFFLLYLLAGVMGNAFILFLTPSAVAAGASTSLFGLFGAMVVLRYHSRNPYLQLLGQRYIALLLLNLALGLFNPEISLAGHVGGAVGGAIATVFLPTTSEPYLFTHQQRKMAVGVYLLLVIGLVAISLGL; encoded by the coding sequence ATGAGACAAATGATTAATACACGCTATCCTGTGACCAATGGCCTATTATTGCTGACGGCGGTGGTGTTTGTGGCTATGCAGGTGCTACGATTTGGTCAAGCAACGACAGCGCAGACCATTTATGATTTTGGTGGGATGTATGGGCTGATTGTGAAGGTGGATCCGACCCAGTTATGGCGCTTGATTTCACCCATTTTTGTTCATATTGGCTGGGAGCATTTTTTCTTCAATAGTATGACTCTTTACGTTTTTGGCTATCAAATGGAAGCTATTTTCGGCTCAAAACGCTTTTTTCTACTGTATCTTCTAGCAGGAGTGATGGGGAATGCATTTATTTTATTTTTAACCCCCAGTGCGGTAGCGGCGGGAGCCTCCACTTCCTTATTTGGCCTGTTTGGAGCGATGGTTGTCTTGCGTTACCACAGTCGGAACCCATACTTACAACTCTTAGGACAACGCTATATCGCTCTGTTGCTCCTTAATCTTGCATTAGGCTTATTCAATCCTGAAATCAGCTTAGCTGGTCATGTTGGTGGTGCTGTGGGTGGCGCTATTGCCACCGTTTTCTTACCGACTACCAGTGAGCCTTATCTCTTTACACATCAGCAAAGAAAAATGGCCGTGGGAGTTTATCTTCTTTTAGTAATTGGCTTAGTTGCCATTAGCCTTGGCCTATAA
- a CDS encoding 5-formyltetrahydrofolate cyclo-ligase translates to MEKIGIRKEILARLKTLSKEENKRWSEWSCQAICSLSVYQEADTIATFLSMPHEMDTSFLIRQAQLDGKKIVVPKTYSKGRMVFVPYDENDLVLSSFGVWEPRSEVSLEPSEIDLIHVPGLAWNQAGYRIGYGGGFYDRYLAQFQGMTVSTPHDVQRYEFREEEFDQAVRKVLYYETND, encoded by the coding sequence ATGGAAAAAATCGGTATCCGCAAGGAAATCCTTGCTCGATTAAAAACTCTGTCCAAAGAGGAAAACAAAAGGTGGAGTGAATGGTCTTGTCAAGCGATTTGTAGCCTATCTGTTTATCAAGAAGCCGATACGATTGCAACTTTTTTATCCATGCCACATGAAATGGATACCTCATTTTTGATTCGTCAAGCACAGCTGGATGGAAAGAAGATTGTGGTTCCAAAAACTTATAGTAAGGGGCGAATGGTCTTTGTTCCTTATGATGAGAATGACTTGGTTCTCAGTTCTTTTGGCGTTTGGGAGCCGCGTTCAGAGGTGAGTCTTGAACCGTCAGAGATTGATTTGATACACGTTCCAGGACTTGCTTGGAATCAAGCTGGCTATCGGATTGGTTACGGTGGTGGATTTTACGATCGCTATTTAGCACAATTCCAAGGAATGACAGTGAGTACCCCGCATGATGTTCAACGGTATGAGTTTAGAGAAGAAGAGTTTGACCAAGCGGTGAGAAAGGTTTTATATTATGAGACAAATGATTAA